One segment of Thermosynechococcus sp. HN-54 DNA contains the following:
- a CDS encoding urease subunit beta, whose translation MIPGELIPAAGTIELNAGRPTVTLTVANTGDRPIQVGSHYHFYEVNLALRFDREQARGMRLDIPAGTAIRFEPGDERVVQLVAFGGRRQIYGFRGEVNGAL comes from the coding sequence ATGATTCCCGGTGAACTCATCCCCGCCGCAGGAACCATTGAACTCAATGCCGGGCGGCCAACGGTAACTTTAACCGTGGCCAATACAGGCGATCGCCCCATTCAGGTGGGTTCCCACTATCACTTTTACGAAGTCAATCTTGCCCTTCGCTTTGATCGGGAACAAGCGCGCGGGATGCGCCTAGATATTCCTGCGGGAACGGCCATCCGTTTTGAACCGGGGGATGAGCGGGTGGTGCAACTGGTAGCCTTTGGTGGCCGTCGCCAAATCTATGGCTTTCGCGGTGAAGTCAATGGCGCGCTCTAG
- a CDS encoding HEAT repeat domain-containing protein, producing MDDNDFPLLDTSEDALAALPSEGSDRPDPEAMLPLLTSADVTERMLAARAFCELQDERATPYLINLLQEPCPLVRVSAAYALGRNPSLAAVDALIQQLERDWNGYVRKGIVWALGNCGVRFPLPEIYRRTLDPLIRALQTDISAVRLWAASSLGQVAEASEEAATVAIPALALALAQDAIAAVRSNCAWALGHACRKIPLGPLYTQAIDQLIAALRDSDMGVQEDAKAALFKLGDARGLQAIEDLQLEALG from the coding sequence ATGGATGACAACGACTTCCCCCTTCTTGACACCTCAGAGGATGCACTAGCGGCGCTGCCGAGTGAGGGGAGCGATCGCCCCGATCCCGAAGCCATGTTACCCCTGCTGACCTCCGCCGACGTCACGGAGCGGATGTTGGCGGCTCGTGCTTTTTGTGAACTGCAGGATGAACGCGCCACACCCTATCTCATCAATCTCCTGCAAGAACCCTGTCCCCTTGTCCGTGTCAGTGCGGCCTATGCCCTTGGCCGTAACCCCAGTTTGGCAGCGGTGGATGCCCTCATTCAGCAATTGGAGCGGGACTGGAATGGCTATGTCCGCAAAGGCATTGTTTGGGCCTTGGGTAACTGTGGCGTCCGCTTTCCCTTACCAGAAATTTATCGGCGCACCCTTGATCCTTTGATTCGTGCCCTGCAAACGGATATTTCTGCCGTGCGCCTGTGGGCCGCCAGCTCCTTGGGCCAAGTGGCTGAAGCCAGTGAAGAGGCGGCTACCGTTGCCATTCCTGCCCTTGCCCTTGCCTTGGCTCAGGATGCGATCGCTGCTGTGCGTAGTAACTGCGCTTGGGCGTTGGGTCATGCCTGTCGCAAAATTCCCCTTGGGCCTCTTTACACGCAAGCCATTGATCAACTGATTGCTGCCCTGCGGGACAGTGATATGGGTGTCCAAGAAGATGCCAAAGCAGCCCTCTTTAAGCTGGGGGATGCACGGGGACTGCAAGCGATCGAAGACCTGCAATTAGAAGCCCTTGGCTAA
- a CDS encoding ABC transporter ATP-binding protein, which produces MTEPLVELRGVCKAFGNKHVLNDVDLVIYPQDALVILGPSGTGKSTILRIIAGLLAPDKGEVYVAGERRQGLRQDGLCRLRMSMVFQQSALFDSLTVAENVGFYLYQHTHLPEARIREIVSEKLAMVGLSGMEDLYPAQLSGGMRKRVSFARAIVDNPEDPDDDPYLLLYDEPTAGLDPIASTVIEDLIRELREKTGHAYVVVTHQNSTIERTGDRLILLYQGRICWQGTHTEARTTDNPYLRQFLSGDVNGPIRIIDQVGTAAL; this is translated from the coding sequence ATGACCGAACCACTGGTAGAACTGCGCGGTGTCTGCAAAGCCTTTGGCAATAAGCATGTCCTCAATGATGTGGATTTAGTCATCTATCCCCAAGATGCCCTTGTGATTCTGGGACCCTCTGGCACAGGCAAGTCAACGATTCTGCGGATTATTGCTGGGTTACTCGCTCCCGATAAAGGCGAAGTTTATGTGGCTGGTGAACGGCGTCAAGGGTTGCGCCAAGATGGCCTGTGCCGGTTGCGCATGAGCATGGTCTTTCAGCAATCTGCCCTCTTTGATTCCCTCACGGTTGCTGAAAATGTTGGCTTTTATTTGTACCAACACACCCATTTGCCGGAGGCACGGATTCGCGAAATTGTTAGTGAAAAACTGGCGATGGTCGGCCTCTCTGGCATGGAAGACCTCTATCCAGCGCAGTTGTCCGGGGGGATGCGCAAGCGAGTCAGCTTTGCCCGCGCCATTGTCGATAATCCGGAAGACCCCGATGATGATCCCTATCTCCTGCTTTACGATGAGCCAACGGCAGGGCTAGATCCCATTGCCTCAACAGTGATTGAGGATTTGATTCGCGAATTACGGGAGAAGACGGGGCACGCCTACGTTGTCGTCACCCACCAAAACAGCACAATTGAACGCACAGGCGATCGCCTAATTCTCCTCTACCAAGGTCGCATTTGTTGGCAGGGCACCCATACCGAAGCCCGCACGACCGATAATCCCTACCTGCGGCAGTTTCTCAGCGGTGATGTCAATGGCCCCATTCGCATCATTGATCAAGTGGGTACCGCTGCTCTATAA
- a CDS encoding glycosyltransferase family 4 protein, with amino-acid sequence MALHIAWLGKKSPPCGNVTYSREITNGLLDRGYQVSFLHFAQEDEQERPSEGGTPDVTLPCLYKSQVYTLPSLRANKVLVESLKKLKPDIVHASLTLSPLDFFLPDICEELNIPLVATFHPAYSEKYRTLTAGTALMTYQLYAPFLARYDRVIVFSQSQKELLMRLGVGAETLRVIPNGVDTRKYAPGPSTAKEDFKARYLYVYQGRMAIEKNVEALLRSWCAAEMPADCKLLMVGGGALMPSLMANYGPDQNILWLGSIVNDQERLQILRGCDVFILPSQIEGLSLSLLEAMACGLACLATDVGADGEVLTGAGIVLNPQYVKTQLQTLLPIFYQHPEMIRLLGDKARKRVLEHYSLSHNLDRLEACYQELMASYALARPAAKVKS; translated from the coding sequence GTGGCTCTACACATCGCATGGCTTGGCAAAAAATCTCCCCCCTGCGGCAATGTCACCTATAGTCGTGAGATTACCAATGGGCTACTGGATCGTGGTTATCAGGTGAGCTTTTTGCACTTTGCTCAAGAAGATGAACAGGAACGCCCCAGTGAAGGTGGCACCCCTGATGTCACCCTGCCCTGCCTCTATAAATCGCAGGTTTATACCCTGCCCTCCCTGCGAGCCAACAAAGTTCTGGTTGAATCCCTCAAGAAGCTGAAACCCGATATTGTCCATGCTTCATTGACCCTCTCCCCCCTCGATTTCTTTCTTCCCGACATCTGTGAAGAGTTAAACATTCCCCTTGTTGCCACGTTTCATCCGGCCTATAGCGAAAAGTATCGTACCCTCACTGCCGGCACCGCCTTGATGACTTACCAGCTCTATGCGCCCTTTTTGGCTCGCTATGACCGCGTGATTGTCTTTTCTCAATCCCAAAAGGAACTGCTGATGCGGCTTGGAGTAGGGGCGGAGACTCTGCGGGTCATTCCCAATGGGGTTGATACTCGCAAGTATGCACCGGGACCTTCGACGGCCAAAGAGGACTTTAAGGCGCGCTATCTCTATGTCTATCAAGGGCGGATGGCCATTGAAAAAAACGTTGAGGCGCTGCTGCGCTCGTGGTGTGCGGCGGAAATGCCCGCTGATTGTAAGTTACTGATGGTGGGCGGTGGTGCCCTGATGCCGTCCCTGATGGCCAACTATGGGCCCGATCAAAATATTCTCTGGCTTGGCTCGATCGTCAATGACCAAGAACGGCTGCAAATTTTACGGGGCTGTGATGTGTTCATTTTGCCCTCGCAAATTGAGGGGTTATCCCTGTCGCTCCTAGAGGCAATGGCCTGTGGCTTGGCCTGCTTGGCCACCGATGTCGGTGCCGATGGTGAAGTGCTCACCGGCGCAGGGATTGTCTTGAATCCCCAGTACGTGAAAACTCAGTTGCAAACGCTGCTGCCCATTTTTTATCAGCACCCGGAAATGATTCGCCTCTTGGGAGACAAAGCCCGCAAACGGGTGCTTGAGCACTATAGCCTCAGTCACAACTTGGATCGCCTAGAGGCCTGCTACCAGGAACTCATGGCCTCCTATGCTTTGGCACGCCCTGCAGCTAAGGTGAAAAGCTAA
- the prmA gene encoding 50S ribosomal protein L11 methyltransferase gives MVQRWWEITVTCQAEAEELVYWRLQSFGCQGTATQQQQGRVLIQGYVPQQQVTLLDIAALGVWIEQDVVAQGYLSPKLHWQLVNEQDWAHSWQAYWHPIPVGDRLLICPAWETPPLDNTRIVINLDPGMAFGTGTHETTQLCLEALEMQLDQTFEPLPPTVIADIGCGSGILAIASLLLGAQKAYAVDTSDLAVTATQRNAELNGIKAGQLIVRQGSWEQVLELVDGVVCNILAPVIIEMLPHLPAIVKPKGWGIFSGILLDQADRVAAQLERQGWSLGSVWRRQEWCCLNARFDGLPN, from the coding sequence GTGGTACAGCGTTGGTGGGAAATTACCGTCACTTGTCAAGCTGAGGCGGAAGAGCTGGTCTATTGGCGCCTTCAATCCTTTGGCTGTCAAGGCACGGCAACCCAGCAACAGCAGGGGCGCGTGTTGATTCAAGGGTATGTGCCGCAGCAGCAGGTCACCCTACTCGATATTGCCGCTCTGGGGGTTTGGATTGAGCAGGATGTAGTCGCCCAAGGCTATCTGTCGCCAAAACTGCATTGGCAATTGGTCAATGAGCAGGATTGGGCCCACAGTTGGCAAGCCTATTGGCATCCGATCCCGGTGGGCGATCGCCTGCTGATTTGCCCGGCTTGGGAAACCCCGCCGCTGGATAACACCCGCATAGTGATTAACCTCGATCCGGGGATGGCCTTTGGCACCGGCACCCACGAAACCACCCAGCTTTGCCTTGAGGCTCTAGAGATGCAACTGGATCAGACCTTTGAGCCGCTGCCGCCCACGGTGATTGCGGATATTGGTTGTGGCAGTGGCATTTTGGCGATCGCCAGCCTCTTGCTAGGGGCACAAAAAGCCTATGCTGTGGATACCTCTGATTTGGCGGTCACTGCAACCCAACGCAATGCTGAACTCAATGGCATTAAAGCTGGACAGCTGATTGTGCGGCAAGGAAGTTGGGAGCAAGTCCTCGAATTGGTGGATGGTGTGGTGTGTAACATTTTGGCACCCGTGATTATTGAGATGCTGCCCCACTTGCCGGCAATTGTGAAACCCAAAGGTTGGGGCATCTTTAGTGGCATTCTTTTAGATCAAGCGGATCGCGTAGCGGCGCAATTGGAACGGCAGGGTTGGAGCTTGGGCAGTGTCTGGCGACGGCAGGAGTGGTGTTGTCTCAATGCTCGCTTTGACGGTCTGCCAAATTAG
- the serA gene encoding phosphoglycerate dehydrogenase — translation MPKVLVSDPIEQVGLDLLAQVAQVDVKIGLSEEELIKIIPEYDALMIRSGTKVTKAVIEAANQLKIIGRAGVGVDNVDVPAATRKGIMVVNSPEGNTIAAAEHTLAMMLSLARHIPDANAAVKAGQWDRKRFTGVEVYKKTLGIIGLGKIGSHVATVARAMGMKLLAYDPYLSTERAEQLGCRLVELDVLFAESDFITLHLPKTPETQHLINAKTIAKMKPTARIINCARGGIIDEAALVEALKAGKLAGAALDVFEHEPLEADSPLRDLGMEVVLTPHLGASTEEAQVNVAIDVAEQIRDVLLGLPARSAVNIPGLRPEVLEKLAPYMQLAETLGNLVGQLAGGRVESLEVRLQGELATNDSQPIVIAALKGLLSPALRERVNYVNAGLEAKERGIRVVETRDESQRDYAGSLTLIAKSPSETRSVSGALLAHRELRITSIDDFPISVAPTRYMLLTLHRDMPGIIGKIGTQLGSFNVNIASMQVGRKMVRGNAVMVISLDDPLPEGLLEEILKVPGIRDAYIVNL, via the coding sequence ATGCCCAAAGTTCTGGTTTCCGATCCCATTGAACAGGTGGGGCTTGATTTGCTTGCCCAAGTGGCACAAGTTGATGTCAAAATTGGCCTCTCCGAGGAAGAACTGATCAAAATCATTCCCGAGTACGATGCCCTGATGATTCGATCGGGAACCAAGGTCACGAAGGCCGTCATTGAAGCCGCCAACCAACTGAAAATTATCGGTCGGGCTGGGGTTGGTGTAGATAACGTTGATGTGCCTGCTGCCACCCGCAAAGGGATCATGGTTGTCAATTCGCCGGAAGGCAACACCATTGCTGCTGCGGAGCATACCTTGGCGATGATGCTCTCCCTTGCCCGCCATATTCCGGATGCAAATGCGGCGGTTAAGGCCGGTCAATGGGATCGCAAACGCTTTACGGGCGTAGAGGTTTACAAGAAAACCTTGGGCATTATTGGCCTAGGGAAAATTGGCTCCCACGTGGCTACCGTTGCCCGTGCCATGGGCATGAAACTTCTGGCTTACGATCCCTATCTGTCAACGGAACGGGCTGAACAACTGGGCTGCCGCCTCGTGGAGTTGGATGTTCTTTTTGCGGAGTCCGACTTTATTACCCTGCACTTGCCAAAAACCCCGGAAACCCAGCATCTGATCAACGCCAAAACCATTGCCAAGATGAAGCCGACAGCCCGCATCATTAACTGTGCGCGGGGAGGCATTATTGACGAAGCAGCTTTGGTAGAAGCGCTCAAAGCAGGCAAATTGGCTGGGGCTGCTTTAGATGTTTTTGAGCATGAACCCCTAGAAGCTGATTCTCCTCTGCGTGACCTTGGCATGGAAGTTGTCTTGACACCTCATTTGGGCGCTTCAACGGAGGAAGCACAAGTTAACGTTGCCATTGATGTGGCGGAGCAAATTCGTGATGTGCTCTTGGGGTTACCGGCGCGATCGGCGGTGAATATTCCGGGTCTGCGTCCGGAGGTTCTTGAGAAACTGGCGCCCTACATGCAGTTGGCAGAAACCCTCGGTAACTTGGTGGGGCAGTTGGCAGGCGGTCGGGTTGAGTCTCTGGAAGTGCGTCTGCAAGGGGAACTGGCCACCAATGACAGTCAACCCATTGTGATTGCTGCGCTGAAGGGCTTGCTCTCCCCAGCGTTGCGAGAGCGGGTCAACTATGTGAATGCTGGCCTAGAAGCCAAGGAACGGGGAATTCGCGTTGTCGAAACACGGGATGAATCGCAGCGGGATTATGCGGGGTCGCTGACGCTGATTGCTAAAAGTCCCTCGGAAACTCGCTCTGTCTCTGGTGCATTGCTGGCTCACCGTGAATTGCGCATCACCAGTATTGATGACTTTCCCATTAGTGTGGCGCCAACTCGTTATATGTTGCTGACGCTGCACCGCGATATGCCGGGCATCATTGGTAAGATTGGCACCCAGTTGGGCAGTTTCAACGTCAACATTGCGAGTATGCAGGTGGGACGCAAGATGGTGCGCGGTAATGCGGTGATGGTGATTAGTTTGGACGATCCGCTGCCTGAAGGCCTTTTGGAGGAAATCCTGAAGGTTCCGGGTATTCGGGATGCCTATATTGTGAATCTGTAG
- a CDS encoding DnaJ domain-containing protein — MADYYQILGLQPRASKEQIKAAYRRLCQECHPDKLPPETPKKARQIVEEHFKQINEAYAYLMEQGDRLPPPTQPATDVRTARSIFDPARMEAVARKLETERQAIQRQYQQSINAIDQQQRQKLACHGLKIDDLDTVDPATKWGNVIQGGILLLVGLLVGSVGGLFGFLGYLWAFFCFWGTLGAMLTKTVSPRKYKILCEIKKETEAAKAAAAQKKEQRLQEQSSYIRRRIDYFKTLPLEMLSESFVQNLSDEDQFFLLLAIKETEDDQQWARTVEAGVEIAAAAGVVLLLSQLFLGGPF; from the coding sequence ATGGCCGACTACTACCAAATTCTGGGCTTGCAACCGCGGGCTTCCAAAGAGCAGATCAAAGCCGCCTATCGCCGCCTCTGCCAAGAGTGCCACCCTGATAAATTGCCCCCTGAGACCCCCAAAAAGGCGCGGCAAATCGTCGAGGAGCACTTCAAGCAAATCAACGAAGCCTATGCCTACCTCATGGAGCAGGGCGATCGCCTGCCCCCACCCACCCAACCAGCAACAGATGTTAGAACTGCCCGCTCCATTTTCGATCCCGCTCGTATGGAAGCCGTAGCTCGGAAACTGGAGACAGAGCGGCAGGCCATTCAACGGCAGTATCAACAATCAATCAATGCTATTGACCAACAACAGCGGCAAAAGCTAGCTTGCCACGGCCTCAAGATTGACGATTTAGATACAGTCGATCCAGCAACAAAATGGGGCAACGTTATTCAGGGGGGGATTCTCTTGTTGGTTGGCCTATTGGTAGGGAGTGTAGGCGGTCTTTTTGGCTTTCTGGGATACCTGTGGGCTTTCTTCTGCTTTTGGGGAACCTTGGGGGCAATGCTGACAAAAACAGTGAGTCCCCGAAAATACAAGATTCTCTGTGAAATTAAAAAGGAAACTGAAGCAGCAAAGGCTGCTGCTGCGCAGAAAAAAGAACAACGATTACAGGAGCAATCTAGTTACATTCGTCGTCGCATTGACTATTTCAAAACTCTACCCTTGGAAATGCTTTCAGAATCCTTTGTTCAAAATTTAAGTGATGAAGATCAGTTTTTCCTGCTCTTAGCCATCAAAGAAACAGAGGATGATCAGCAGTGGGCGCGCACAGTTGAAGCTGGTGTAGAGATTGCTGCGGCAGCGGGTGTGGTTCTACTTCTGTCGCAACTCTTTCTGGGTGGGCCATTCTAA
- a CDS encoding RAMP superfamily CRISPR-associated protein has translation MTNHPALQRPQAHKATQRPNSGNASNSGSGKGGRGNSGGSNNPPRPSPWLGHPLDPNPNPHCSAGFVEYLRWMRSPASPAKDGTKVELVTTAEQGDYSQRLQVLTERTRQIAGEGNYFEVTCPWRIRVGGHRGPESILLPAFDNLGIPYIPSSTLRGVARAQAIREVMENKGLSWPEADRLVGQLYFGYLDSSDPSEKAGKIIFLDAYPLPEQTNGGLAVDMANNLWSWDNGNLKYAANPNVFFSLRGVSFLIGIKPTNHCSPEMLHQVKRWLIRGLTQGIGSQVNAGYGVLVEPQKQVGHGFFSVDFTVRGQLIHGRQKWTPTSWQWNARNQAWQMRGQPEAEVRATAFKSLLRYWFRAFAGGVLPTAEVQRLEGLIFGAIQPQPKHGYLRVRVISGKVTQPEARPNQQGRNDPCGEEQGTLVLDYSAEVPDDHKETVAELARHLTWLMFHLGGIGQGARRPCYSRKTRNQAPWWRGSDLIPENKDPFWELPDNAKEFKQKFQQRLQRFYQALEHFGHYQINPAQPLSIGTVTSDQWAEAIDANCRIVVCSGHSRGEKPYGLALLHDPSLKVNGNYDRNLCGSTGKPSPVWVADLGNYQVITIFGVTKDPRLKFLKLLNNSGGCLQLFPFKSP, from the coding sequence ATGACAAATCATCCTGCCTTACAGCGACCTCAAGCTCATAAAGCCACACAGCGCCCCAACTCAGGCAACGCTAGCAATAGCGGTAGTGGTAAAGGTGGCAGAGGAAATAGTGGTGGTTCGAACAATCCACCTCGTCCTTCGCCATGGCTAGGACATCCCCTTGATCCAAATCCCAACCCCCATTGCAGTGCAGGGTTTGTCGAGTATCTTCGCTGGATGCGATCGCCCGCTAGCCCTGCCAAAGATGGTACAAAAGTGGAACTAGTAACAACGGCAGAGCAGGGCGACTACAGCCAACGCTTGCAGGTCTTAACAGAGCGCACCCGCCAAATTGCTGGCGAAGGCAACTATTTTGAAGTCACCTGCCCATGGCGCATCCGCGTTGGGGGCCATCGTGGCCCTGAAAGTATTCTTCTGCCTGCCTTTGATAATCTAGGCATTCCCTATATTCCCTCTAGTACCTTGCGGGGCGTCGCTCGTGCCCAAGCCATTCGGGAAGTGATGGAAAATAAAGGCTTGTCTTGGCCTGAAGCGGATAGACTGGTTGGTCAGCTTTACTTTGGCTATCTCGATAGCAGCGACCCTAGCGAAAAAGCTGGCAAAATTATTTTCCTTGATGCCTACCCCTTGCCTGAACAGACGAATGGGGGGTTAGCAGTGGACATGGCCAACAACCTTTGGTCATGGGATAATGGCAACCTCAAGTACGCTGCCAACCCAAACGTGTTCTTTTCCCTCCGCGGAGTCTCATTTCTCATCGGTATTAAACCCACCAATCATTGCTCTCCTGAAATGCTGCATCAGGTCAAGCGGTGGCTGATTCGCGGCCTGACCCAAGGGATTGGTTCTCAAGTGAATGCAGGCTATGGGGTTTTAGTCGAACCCCAAAAACAGGTGGGGCATGGTTTCTTTAGCGTGGATTTTACAGTTCGAGGGCAGCTCATCCACGGTCGCCAAAAGTGGACGCCTACGTCATGGCAATGGAACGCCAGAAATCAAGCGTGGCAGATGCGTGGTCAACCAGAGGCCGAGGTGCGAGCCACCGCCTTTAAGTCACTACTGCGATACTGGTTTCGTGCCTTTGCGGGGGGGGTGTTGCCCACAGCAGAAGTCCAACGCCTTGAAGGATTGATTTTCGGCGCAATTCAGCCGCAACCCAAACATGGCTACCTGCGGGTACGAGTGATTAGTGGGAAGGTGACCCAACCTGAGGCACGCCCTAATCAGCAAGGTAGAAACGATCCCTGTGGAGAAGAACAGGGGACACTGGTATTAGACTATTCTGCTGAAGTTCCTGATGACCACAAGGAAACGGTAGCAGAGCTGGCAAGACACTTGACGTGGCTCATGTTTCACTTGGGTGGCATTGGCCAAGGGGCACGTCGTCCTTGCTACTCTCGTAAAACCCGTAACCAAGCACCATGGTGGCGTGGCTCTGATCTAATTCCTGAAAACAAGGATCCCTTTTGGGAACTCCCCGACAATGCCAAGGAATTCAAGCAAAAATTTCAACAGCGCCTTCAAAGGTTTTATCAAGCTTTAGAGCACTTTGGTCATTACCAGATCAACCCGGCTCAACCATTATCCATTGGCACTGTAACTTCTGACCAATGGGCAGAAGCAATTGATGCAAACTGCCGTATCGTCGTTTGCAGTGGTCACTCTAGAGGAGAAAAGCCCTATGGTCTTGCCCTTCTTCACGACCCTAGCCTTAAGGTGAATGGTAATTACGACCGAAATCTCTGCGGTTCTACCGGCAAGCCCTCTCCCGTTTGGGTGGCTGACTTAGGCAACTACCAAGTCATCACAATTTTTGGCGTTACCAAAGATCCGCGACTCAAGTTTCTAAAACTATTAAACAACAGTGGGGGGTGTTTGCAATTATTTCCTTTCAAGTCTCCTTGA
- the cmr4 gene encoding type III-B CRISPR module RAMP protein Cmr4: protein MFNLAYLYLLSPLHTGGTTQEGNLLGIARESHTELPYIPSSTIRGRLRASTPEKSRNRLWGNTIEDVMGGENTNLTQGQVWVGDGSLLWVPVPSLSHGVIWISCPMLLHRWQRLTGQSLGSVAPYSTSLGNSKAVYLKDAILKGDQLKPWGNWQQWIPIHEQTQIQQVLVLPDQHCKTLIETSLWRQVKVKLDQHKTVEGGFRYEEAIPPDTLMYFPWGTVAQLNGAAEKAKSDLLDVFDSHPILQIGGQESLGRGFVRLVTLGS, encoded by the coding sequence ATGTTTAACCTTGCCTACCTCTACCTTCTCTCCCCCCTGCACACGGGTGGCACCACCCAAGAGGGCAACCTTCTCGGCATTGCGCGGGAATCCCACACAGAATTGCCCTACATTCCCTCCAGCACGATTCGGGGTCGCTTGCGTGCCAGTACCCCCGAGAAAAGCCGCAACCGCCTTTGGGGCAACACCATTGAAGATGTCATGGGCGGCGAAAACACCAACCTTACCCAAGGGCAAGTGTGGGTCGGTGATGGCTCACTCCTGTGGGTACCGGTTCCCTCCCTCAGCCATGGCGTGATCTGGATTAGCTGCCCCATGCTGCTGCATCGTTGGCAACGCCTCACTGGCCAATCCTTGGGTTCAGTGGCTCCCTACAGCACCAGTTTAGGCAACAGCAAAGCTGTCTATCTCAAAGACGCGATCCTCAAAGGCGATCAGCTCAAGCCTTGGGGCAACTGGCAACAGTGGATTCCGATCCACGAGCAAACCCAAATTCAACAGGTCTTGGTTCTACCCGATCAGCACTGCAAAACCCTCATTGAAACGAGCCTCTGGCGACAGGTCAAGGTGAAACTCGATCAACATAAAACCGTTGAAGGGGGTTTTCGCTACGAGGAAGCCATTCCCCCCGATACATTGATGTACTTTCCCTGGGGAACAGTTGCCCAACTCAATGGTGCCGCAGAAAAGGCAAAAAGCGATCTTCTAGATGTTTTCGATAGCCACCCCATTCTCCAAATTGGCGGTCAAGAAAGCCTTGGTCGCGGCTTTGTCCGACTTGTCACTCTTGGGAGTTAG
- a CDS encoding type III-B CRISPR module-associated protein Cmr3, with protein MMAHKLHELNWYRLDPLDVLLFRDSRPFQPGEGSWAKSLFPPLPITVFQALRSLCDPYTEREQNLEFLGPFLIDAKNQVWVDTPKDLVCIGNKSNEEADINDRADLSKVKGFARTQPAATDDPAWQYLRHPLPGKLRPIVEPTLRENEQTQGRPAPLMRLDALVLYLQGKLDQLNAQEHFHDLPWSTQVLPHIKMQAESRTVEEEAGYFTEVANRLHPGWGFVAGISVANLEGVVRIGGEGHQAQVHALKKHPFENLEQFQGTGQETLAYVLTPGLAPVVADAPLYGLYPYDWQECLLGVVGDRPLLAGGLSTFTRRSGQPQLGYSAQRAYVRPGTVYRFDQPPSPQPQQLLGGVAAKARSTFEKLHYGQLLWGTA; from the coding sequence ATGATGGCGCATAAATTACATGAATTAAATTGGTATCGCCTTGACCCCCTAGACGTGCTCCTCTTTCGTGACTCCCGACCCTTTCAACCGGGGGAAGGCTCGTGGGCCAAAAGTCTCTTTCCGCCCTTGCCAATTACGGTCTTTCAAGCCTTACGCTCCCTGTGTGATCCCTACACCGAACGCGAGCAAAATCTGGAGTTTCTTGGGCCTTTCCTCATTGATGCCAAAAATCAGGTCTGGGTGGACACGCCCAAGGATTTGGTGTGCATTGGCAACAAGAGCAATGAGGAGGCCGACATCAATGATCGGGCTGACCTCAGTAAAGTCAAGGGCTTTGCTCGCACTCAACCCGCTGCTACCGACGACCCTGCTTGGCAATATCTCCGCCATCCGTTGCCGGGAAAGTTACGCCCTATTGTGGAACCGACACTCAGGGAGAATGAGCAAACCCAAGGCCGACCGGCTCCCCTCATGCGCTTGGATGCTCTTGTTCTCTATCTCCAAGGAAAACTGGATCAACTGAATGCCCAAGAACACTTCCATGATTTGCCGTGGTCAACCCAAGTCCTCCCCCATATCAAAATGCAAGCTGAGAGTCGCACTGTGGAAGAGGAAGCGGGCTACTTTACCGAGGTGGCCAACCGATTGCATCCGGGCTGGGGCTTTGTGGCCGGCATCAGTGTTGCCAATCTAGAGGGAGTCGTGCGCATTGGCGGTGAGGGGCATCAGGCACAGGTGCATGCCCTCAAGAAGCATCCCTTTGAAAACCTAGAGCAGTTTCAAGGCACGGGTCAAGAAACCCTCGCCTACGTGCTGACTCCCGGTTTGGCGCCCGTGGTGGCCGACGCGCCGCTTTATGGACTGTATCCCTATGACTGGCAAGAGTGTCTGCTGGGTGTCGTGGGCGATCGCCCCCTCCTCGCCGGTGGCCTTAGTACCTTTACTCGTCGCAGTGGGCAACCCCAACTGGGCTATTCAGCACAGCGTGCCTATGTCCGGCCGGGAACTGTCTATCGCTTTGATCAGCCGCCCTCTCCCCAGCCCCAACAACTCCTCGGCGGTGTAGCCGCCAAAGCTCGCAGTACGTTTGAAAAACTTCACTACGGCCAATTGCTCTGGGGCACTGCATAA